CCCAATTTAAGCTCCATAACTCAGACCGCAGCGTAAAAGGAATTAGTTCAGCCGAGGGAGATGCTCCTCTTTCTTATCGAACATGAGAATCAGAGATTTGATTTGTGACTAGGCCAAACAAATAAGCAAACTGCTTGCTTAAGGGgaggaaatatttaattacatttaaatcttggtagACAAAGTTTCAAGAGAAAATCTGCAAACTTTCAAAGTCACAATAATAATTGAATTGTGTACATATAAGTAAGAAAATGGACTTCTTTCAGCTGAATACTTCTgggtaaatttaaatattttttttataactaaactggagaatattaataaaaaaattaaattaaactttatagTGCTTTTGCTCTATGATTTTTGTGGAACAAGTGTTTTCTACTTTCTCGCAAAGTGCTCTACATGAATATCAACTACTCAGCTTGCCTTTTGGATGCACTCATTAAATGAAGCCCATATAGACCATGGATTCGTACCAATAATAACTAATTGAGACGATGAATTCGCACTTGAAATACAATCGGCTGGCTGCCAATCAGgtgaaaaatttgaaaatccaATCGGCAAAGCCTGGTGTGtttcatatataaattttttgcaGCTTTTGTTGCCTCTGCGCACGCAAACAAGCTGCAATATCTACGGTCTGCCAGATGGCTGTCCATCTATCTACAcgcaactgttgctgctggcaactgcacggcagcaacagcaacagcagcagcaacagcagcaacagcaacatcaacagcaaaaccagcagcaacagcaacatcggcTTCTGCAGCAGCATTGAAAAACGCGTAAGCCGCTGGCAGCTAGTAGGCAGCGCAAATAAACATTCAAGGATATGTGCCACGCCCTCGCCACGCCACTCACACTATCGCAGGAATGCCATCAAATGTGCTGTGCAAAAAGTGTAGCATACAACTCGGGGCGGCTCCATCAGCAACATCTGCCGATGCTGTTGGTCCACTGCCGCATGGCAACTGCACATTACCGTTTCGTAGTTTTTCATGCATTCATTTCGATAGTTAGCCGGACGGCAGGCAACTCCCTGAAAATATTACCCCGACAAGGACAGTGCACTGCAGTGCACCGAAGTGAGCCAGACATTAAGAGACTATCCAACTTGCACAGTGGACCCAAGCAAGAATAACAGCTGTGGGTTCAGTACTTCATGGGgaaataatgttaaatgtatatttgtaCCCTTTACTTCCACAGTACACGAGTATGTTTATATTGTACCTATTTGCTGACATAGTGCAAGCAGATGAGAGCGTTTTCGATCCTTTAATGTGCTTGTTTAGCAAGTACAAGAGCTGGAGAGTAAACTCGTAAAAGTTGTGAAAATTATGTTGTTAAATCGATCAATATCTatcaacacacaaaaaataaattgtttacaaccgaacaactatttttaaagttattaaaaaactaagtTAAACATCCACTATcgcattttttttagctctaAAATTTGTTAACTGAGTAATGGTTGGCACTAGTACTTGATTCTTTAATAATGTGTAATTTcttattacaataaaaaatgaattgaaaaaatagCACTATGATaagaataacaataaaattaaatttaaaattttattttaatagtgagttttattaattttttattttattaataaaactcACAACCACCAAAATTCTTATCagtttttttaactttagAAAAACGATTCTAATGCTAAAGTTATGTTTGTTCGAAGGAGTAGGTATTTTTTAAGCTTAGCGAGTAAGTGTTGcagtttctttaaaaaaaatcataaacaaattCGGTAgagattatttttttgactgATAGTGAGTATGTTATTAATTAActgtataaaaaatgtaattacagAAATTGCATTGAATTGAAagcttttgaaaatattttgatgaaaaGAAATCCAAGCTCCAccttaaatgaattaaaattccatcaattaatttttgtgaaaaatgcTATCGCCATGGGATAATTCCATATAGCCACTGTGCGGTTTGCGGGGATGTGGTTCAACTGATAAATAAGCACACGTTGTATCGGGCTCCCTGGTGTCCGTGTGCCGTGTACAGTGCCCCCGTCCGTGTCCCCTGTCCCCCTTATCGAGAGTCTTCTGTTCCAGCGCGAGGATGTGGCCCAGCATGTGTGCCGTGGCCTGGACTGGCCTGCCTGCAACTTGACCCCGGGTCAAATGCAACAAGATGCGGTGCGTCGAGTGGCACTGTTACTGCTGTtgcttctgttgctgctgtttctgctCCTCTTGCTGCCGGTgttgcaaatgaaatttttcttcaattagtttattttcacACCAATGATTTTGATTTCAGGTCCGATGCCCAGCCCGATCCGCCCCTGTCTGCCCAATtgtgttgttattgttggcgTTTTTTCCACCATCCTTCTGTTAacgagtgtgtgtttgtgtgtgtgtgtgtgtgtgtgtgtgcggcaATTAAGGCGGCGCGTAATTGTTGCCAGTTGCTGGATGATGCccatgccgatgccgatgctgATGCCGATGCAGATGCCCATGCACATACCCATGCAACAATATCATTCCGGCCAAGTGAAGTCCGGCCATTTCTTGCTGAACATTGAGCATTTTGTTGCGAAGCGCCAATTTTCGATTGCCTTCCACTTGATGGATCGCCAGCGAAACAAGCAAATgggaaactaaaaaaaataacgagGCAGCTGGAAATGATTGAAGTGTGAGCCAATTTGAGGAGTG
This genomic stretch from Drosophila gunungcola strain Sukarami unplaced genomic scaffold, Dgunungcola_SK_2 000001F, whole genome shotgun sequence harbors:
- the LOC128263423 gene encoding LOW QUALITY PROTEIN: uncharacterized protein LOC128263423 (The sequence of the model RefSeq protein was modified relative to this genomic sequence to represent the inferred CDS: substituted 1 base at 1 genomic stop codon), with protein sequence MEGNGGAGRSLGKMQILWFLVVGRGLGAAQFKLHNSDRSVKGISSAEGDAPLSYRTXESEI